CAGGAGGGCTGCGCCAATTCGCGGGTGATCTATGCCGACACGGGAACCGACCCGGACGGGATCGCGACGGCGGAGCGTTTCGCGCGTATGGTGCTGGACGCCATCGCCGCCTTGCCCGAGCGCATCTCCACGACGCCCAAGGATTATGATCCCGAGCTGGCGGCCGAGATGGAGGCGCTGGTGCTCGACGACATGTTCTTCCGCGTCATCGGCCAGGCCGGCGACGCCGCGATCATCGTGTCGCAGGACAGCGAGCCGGTCGAATTCTCCCGCCTGCTGGGCGGGCGGACCGCCAATATCGTGCCGATCGACGGGGTCGAGCAGGCGATCCGTTCGGTCAACGCCTACACCCAGACGATCGGCGTCTATCCCGAGGCGCTGCGCCACGAGATACGCGATCGGCTGGGCCTGCACGGCGCGCAGCGCGTGGTGGCGCTGGGCTGTGCCATCTCGACGATGATGGCGCTGCCGCAGGACGGCATGGAGCCGCTGCGCCGCATGTGCCGCTGGGTATCGGGCGAGGGGGGCGACAACGCCGCGATCCGCAACGCGGTGATCGACTGAGACTATCGTAAAAGGAGTTGGAACTTGAGCAACGGCGACGGAATCCTGGAGGATATCGCGCGGCGCGGCGCGGAACAGCGCGGCAAGGCGCCCCGCGACGCCGTCGATTTCATCTACATGTCGGTCGATGAGATGTTCGACACGCCCTATGCCGAGGTGGAGGCGATCCAGCTCGCCTCGCTGAAGGCGCGGTTCGAGACGATGATGGAGAAGATCGCGCCGCTGCGGCAGCTTTCACAGATGCAGGGTATCACGTCGATCGCGCGCATCGAGGATGCGGCACCGCTGCTGTTCAACCCCAAGGTCGCCAAATCCTATCCGTTGTCGCTGCTGGAGAACAACCAGTTCGGCAAGCTGACCCAATGGCTGGGCCGGCTGACGACGCATGACCTGTCGCAGGTCGATTGCACCGGCCTCGACACGATCGACGGCTGGCTGGACCGGCTGGAAGCGCAGACGCCGATGATGGTGATGCATTCGTCGGGCACCAGCGGGAAGCTGTCGATCCAGCCGCGCAGCCGGATCGAGATGTGCCATTTCGTCGAGATCTGGTTCAAATATCTCAACCATTACCGGGGCGAGTTCGGCGCCGAGATCCGCGATCTGGGCGGCACCGTGCCGATCTTCCTGCCATCCTATCGTCATGGCCGCCATATCCAGCGCTTCCTGGAGATCGCGATGCCGGCGATCTGCGGCACCGAGGAGGATTTCATCTGCGCCTTCCCCGGCCGCCTCAGCGCCGATCTGCTGACCCTGGGCGGGCGCCTGGCGGCCGCCCAGGCGCAGGGCGAGGAGGGGCAGCTGCGCCTGAACCCGGCGTTGCTGGCGATGCGCGACGAGATGATCGAGTTCCAGCGGCGCATCCCCGAATATATGGACCGCTATTTCGAACGGATGCTGGGCTATCAGGGCCGCCGCGTGCTGGTCGCCGGCACCTGGACGACGCATTGGAACGCGACCGAATATGGCGAGGCGCGGGGCGTGCAGGGGCTGTTCGCGCCCAATTCCTTCCCGATCGCCGGCGGCGGCAGCAAGGGGCAGGTCTTCCCCGACGACTGGTATGAGCGGATCTGCAAATTCTACGGCATGCCGGAGATGCGGGCCAATTACGGCATGGTCGAGCTGACCGGCCTGATGCAGCAGTGCCGCGAGGGCCATTATCATCCCTGGCCGCACCAGATACCCTATCTGCTCGATCCGAAGACGGGCGACCTGCTGCCGCGCGAGGGCGTCCAGCGGGGCCGGTTCGGCTATATGGACCTGTCCGCCGAAACCTATTGGGGCGGCGGCCTGTCCGGCGACGAGGTGACGATCCACTGGGGCGAGAAGGCCTGCGTCTGCGGCCGCCAGGGGCCCTATGTCGCGCCAAGCATCCAGCGGCTCAGCGAGCAGCAGGGCGGGGACGACAAGATCAGCTGCGCGGGCGCCCAGGCGGCCCATGACAGCGCGATCGAATTCCTCACGCGCATCTGATCCGGTCGATATGACGATGCAGCGTTCGAGACTGGGCGGCAGCGACCTGGAGGTGTCGCGCTTTTCCCTGGGGACGATGACCTTCGGCAACCGCGGGCCCGCCGGCATCGCCTGCGTCGACCGCGCGGGGGCCGATCAGCTGGTCGGCACCGCGATCGATGCCGGGATCAACCTGTTCGATACGGCCGACGTCTACAATGCCGGTGAGTCCGAGACATTGCTGGGCGAGGTGCTGGGGGCGAGGCGCAAGGATGTGCTGATCGCAACCAAGGTGGGGCTGCGGGTCAGCCGCTCGCCGGAGGATCAGGGGCTGTCCGCGCGCCACATCGCGGCGTCGATCGATCGCAGCCTGGCGCGGCTCGGCACCGATCATGTCGATCTCTATCTGGCGCACCGCATCGATCCTTCGGTGCCGCTGGAGGAGACGCTCGCCGCGTTCGATGCGGTGGTGCGCAGCGGCAAGGCCCGGCATATCGGCTGTTCCAACTGGCCCGCCTGGCTCACCGCCAAGGCGATCATGATGCAGCGGGCCAATGGCTGGGCGCCGTTCGTAACGGGGCAGGTCTATTATTCACTGCTCGACCGCGACGTGGAGCAGGAGATCGTGCCCTGCGCGGTCGACCATGACGTCGGGCTGATGATCTGGAGCGCGCTGGCGATGGGCCGGCTCACCGGCAAATATGCGCCATCGGCGGCGCCGACTGAGGGGCGGCTCGCCGCGTTCAAGACCTTCCTCCGCCATCATGAGAATCGCGAAGGGGCCGTGCTGGCTGCGTTGCGCGCGATCGCCGAGGCGCGGGGCAAGACGCCGGCGGCGATCGCGCTCGCCTGGACCGCCGCGCGCCCTACCGTCTCGACGGTGCTGCTGGGCGTCAGGACCATCGATCAACTGCGCGACAATCTGTCCGCTGCGGATCTCCTGCTCTCCGATGACGAAATGGCACGGCTCGATGCGGCGTCCGCACGGCCACCGCTCTATCCGACCTCGGCGATCGCAGAAGTGCTCGATGCGGACAGCTTCGCACGATTCACCACTGGCCGGCCGGCGTCCTTCGGCGGAGGCTGATGGCGTGCTGCCGCCGGCTTGTCGGTAGCGATGCTTTCCATGTCCGACCGGAAGGGGCGGCATACCTAACTTATAGATGCTGGGAGGGATATGTGCCTTGGGACATCGAGACGGACCTCGTTGTGGTCGGCAGCGGCGGTGGCGCCTGTTGTGCCGCGCTGGTTGGAAGATCCAGCGGAAAGGATGTCCTCGTCGTAGAAAAGCTGGCGATGTTCGGTGGATCGACGGCCTATTCCGGTGGGATCGTCTGGGTGCCGATGAACCGCTTTCTGAAATCGGCCGACACATTCGAGAAAGCTCGCGAGTATCTTGATAGCGTGATCGGAGATATCGGCCGCGCTTCGACCCCGGCGATCCGCGACGCCTATGTCCGTCAGAGCCGCAACATGATATGCTTTCTCGAGACTTTCGGCATCCAGTTCGAACATGCTCGGATGCCGGACTATTACAGTACAGCGCCCGGCGGACTCGATGAGGGGCGATCGATCCTGTGCCCGTTGTTCGATCTCAACCGGTTGGGTGAATGGAGCGATCGTGTGGCGCGCTTTCAAGGCTGGCCACCGCTGCCATTGAAGGCCAACGAAGCTTGCGATCTCACGCTGGTGAGGCGCTCTTGGGCGGGCAAGCTAATGGCAACGAAGCTTGCATGGCGAATGTTCTGGCAAAAGCTCACCGGACAGCGCCTGCGCGGCATGGGCAATGCGCTACAGGGGCAAATGCTGAAAGCGGCGTTGGATAATGGCGTCGAAATCTGGCGCGAAGCTCCGATGACGAAGCTCGTCGAAGAGGGAGGAAACGTTGCCGGCATCGTTGTTCGGCGGAACGGTCGGGACGTCCGCATTCGAGCACGTCATGGGGTGTTGCTCAACAGCGGAGGATTTTCGCGGAGCGACGCAATGCGCAGGCGCTACCAACCGTCGCTCGGCACTACGGCCTGGACGGCGGCGAATCCCGGGGACACCGGCGAGGCGATAGAAGCCGCGCAGCATGTGGGTGCTGCAATCGATCTGATGGACGCTGCGATATGGGTGCCCGCCAGCTTTCATCCCGATGGGGAGTTTGGCGGGTTTCACGTACCCAATGACGCTGGCAAGCCGCATTGTATCATCGTTGATGCCCAAGGCCGCCGTTTCGCCAACGAGGCGCAAAGCTACAATGATTTTGGATATGCAATGCGGAATTGCAACGCGGTCCCGGCCTGGGCGATCATCGAATCCCGCCATCGCGATTATTATAGCTGGGGTATCGCGATGCCCGGCAGGACGCCGGACAGCTGGTTCAGTTCTGGATATATGAAGGTCGCCGACACGCTTGATCAGCTCGCCACGCAATGCGGCATAGATTCAGCCGGATTGGCGAAGACCGTCGCTCGGTTCAATCATTTTGTCGCCAATGGGAGCGACACCGATTTTCGTCGCGGCGAACGCGCGTTCGATCGCGCCAATGCTGCCGATCCGAACTATGCGCTGAACCCATGTCTAGGTGCGATAGAGCGCGGGCCTTTTTATGCTGTAAAGATCGTCACGGCTGATGTGGGCACCCAGGGCGGTGTGATAGTCGATGAATATGCTCGCGTGCTGCGGGACGATGGCTCGCCGATCGGGAAGTTATACGCTGCGGGCAATTGCACCGCGTCGATGACCGGCCGCAGCTATCCAGGTGCGGGCGTCAGCATAGGAAAGTCGTTCACTTTCGCCTATATCGCCGCGCGTCATGCCTTCGGCATAGCGGAAGAAGGGTGATTGAGCAGCTTGGCGGTATCGGCCGCGTCCGGCAGCCGCAGAATGATGTCGTCATCCCGCGGTTGCCGTGACTGGCGCATGTTTTGACTCAGCCAAGGCTGTTTCGGATCGCAGCTTCGATATCCGCCTGGCCCGGCGCGAACGCAGCTTCCAGCGGCTTGGAGAAGGGCACCGGCGCATTATGGGCCGCGACACGGCGCACCGGTGCCTTGAGCTGGCCGAAGAGCTCCTCCTGCACCGTCGCCGCGATCTCCGCGCCCACGCCGAAGTTGCGCACCGCCTCGTGCACGATCACTAGTCGGCCGGTCTTGCGCGTCGAGGCGAGCACGGTCTCCCTGTCCCAGGGCGAGATAGTGCGAAGGTCCACGACCTCGACCGAAATGCCGTCTTTGGCCAGCTTGTTCGCGACGGCGAGCACATCGTTTACCGGCCGCGAATAGCTGACCACGGTGACGTCGGTGCCCTCGCGAGCGACATTCGCCTTGCCCAGCGGAAGGCGGTGATTGGCGGGCGGCGCCGCGCCTTGGACCCAATAGGTCGGCAGATTCTCAATAAAGATGCAGGGATCGTCATCGAAGATGCACGAGGCGAGCAGTCCCGCCGCATCCGCCGGATTCGAGGGGGCCACCACCTTGAGGCCGGCGGTGTGGGCGAACCATGCCTCCAGCATGTCGGCATGCTGGCCGCCGGTCGCGAAGCCGACCCCGGTCATCGTGCGGATCGTAAGCGGCACGTTGGTCTGCCCGCCCGACATGAAGCGGAGCTTGGCGGCGTGGTTGACGATCATGTCCATCGCCACCGTGGTGAAGTTCATCAGCATGATCTCCGCCACCGGGCGCTTGCCGGCGATAGCGGCGCCGATCGCGGCGCCGATGATCGCCTGCTCGGCGATCGGGGTGGAGCGGACGCGCTCGTCGCCGAAGCGGGTGGACAGGCCCTGCGTCACCTTCACCACGCCGCCGCCCTGGCCATCGGCGACATCCTCGCCAAGGACGATGACCGACGGATCGGCGGCCATGGCTTCATGCAGGGCGCCGTTGAGCGCTTCGACGCTGTTCATCTTGGTGGGACGGTCGTTGCTCACGCCGCGGTCTCCATGCCGTAAATGTCGGTGTTGATTTCGTCGAGCGAGGGATATTCGCTCGACAGGGCGAACTCGACGGCTTCGTCGAGCTCCGCCTTGATGGCCGCCTCGATCGCCTCGACCTGACCGGCCGATGCATAGCCGCGTTCGATCAGGATCGCGCGCAGCCGCGCGACGGGATCGGCCTCCATCGCGCGGGCGAGCTCGCCTTCCTCCATATAGTGGCTGTCGTCGCCCAGGACGTGGCCGTAGAAACGGAAGGTCATCGCCTCGATCAGGGTGGGGCCGCCGCCCGAGCGCGCCCGGTCGATCGCCACCTTCGCGGCGCGCCACATCGCTTCGGCATCGTTTCCGTCGACGGTTTCGGCGGGCATGCTGTAGGCCGCGCCGCGATCCGAGACACGCTCCACCGCCGTCGTCAGCGAGAAGGCGCTATGTTCGCCATAGCGGTTGTTCTGGCAGACGAAGATCACCGGCAGCTTCCACAGCGAGGCCATGTTGAGCGCTTCGTGGAAGGCGCCGATATTGTTGGCGCCATCGCCGAAATAGGCGACGGTGACGCGACCGTCCCGATCGATCTGCGACGCCAGGGCGAGGCCGTTGGCAATCGGCAGGCCCGAGCCGACGATGCCGGTCGTCACCATCACGCCGCTGGCGGGATGGGTGATGTGCATGGCACCACCTTTGCCCTTACAGGTGCCGGTGACCTTGCCCGCGATCTCCGCCCAGAGCAGCTTGAGCGGCACGCCCTTGGCGATTTGATCGTGCATGCCGCGATAGATGGTGACGATATAGTCCTTCTGGTCGAGCAGGACGGAAATCGCGGAGGGGATCAGCTCCTGGCCGGCAGGCGAATAATAGGGTGTGGCGATCCGGCCAGACGCAATCACGTCCATGAAGCGCCTGTCGGTCTGCCGGATCAGCGACGCCTTCCTGTAGATGTCCACATAGTCGGCGCCCGACATGGCGAGGTTATGGTCTTGCGGCACTGCTGTCTCCAAATGTCCAGCGGATGTGGTTGGCGGTGGGTGAAGGATCAGGCGGCGGCGGCCGTCTTCGGATCGAAGCGCTTGCGAAGCTCGAACTTCTGCACCTTGCCGTTGGCGTTGGTGGGCAGGGCGTCGAGGAAATGCCAGGCGCGCGGAATCTTGTAGGGGGCGATCTGCGGGAACAGCCAGTCGCGCAGCGCAGGTCCTTCCGCCGCCGCCCCGTCGCGCAGACGGATCGCCACGGCGATCTCCTCGCCGAGTTCGTCGTCGTCGATGCCGAACACCGCCGCTTCGGCGACCGCCGGATGCTGGACCAGCAGATCCTCGACCTCGCGCGGATAGACATTGTGGCCGCCGCGCTTGATCATCTCCTTCAGGCGGCCGGTGATCGAGAGATAGCCGTCCGCATCGAGCCGGCCGAGATCGCCGGTGCGCAGCCAGCCGCGTTCGTCGATCGCCGCCGCCGTCGCCTCGGGCAGGCCGTAATAGCCGCTCATCGCGCCCGGCGAGCGGACGCATATCTCGCCGATCTCATCGGGGGGCAGCGGAGCGCCGGTCTCGATGTGCCGGATCTCGACCGAGACGCCGGGGATGGTGCGGCCCGCGCTCATGCTCTTGCGCTCGAAACTGTCGTCGGGCGTGCTCATCACGACGGTCCCGCTGGTTTCGGTCATGCCGTAGGTGGTGAGACAGGCCGCGCCATATTGGCGCTCGATCCGCTCGATCAGCGAGGTCGGCACGGTGGCGCCGCCGCAGGTGATCGCGCGGACCGAGGCGAAGCTTTCGGGATTGGTGCCGGGATGTTCGAGCAATCGGAAATGGACGGTGGTGACGGCGTTGAAGAAGGTGACCTGCTCCTCCGCGATGATCCGGGCCATCAGGGGGGCGTCGAACTCGCGCATCACGATCAGCGTCGACAGGGTGGTGAGCGCGCCCATCATCGCGAACACGCTGCCGCCGACCGAGGCGAGCGGGAGGACGAGCAGCCAGACCGAGCCCTCCGGCAGGCCCATCGGCACCGCGCCGTCATGGCCGATCGTGACGATGCCGCCATGCGTCATCAGCACACCCTTGGGCGTGCCGGTCGTACCCGACGTATATTGGACCAGGGCGTTGTCGCCGGGGGCGACGTCCGGCAGCGCGGCCGCGCCATCGAGCGTGGCCAGTTCGTCGATCAGGAAGACGTCGGCCAGCGCATCGATCTCGTCGCGCAGGCCGCGGGCGATGTCGGCCATCGCATTGTCGCGATACCGCTCGACGGTGAAGATCGCCCGGCTGTTCGAGTTGCGCAGGATGAAGGCCACTTCGGGCGCGCGCAGATTGGGGCTGAGCATCACCAGCGGCGTGCCCGCCAGCGCTGCCGCCATCTGCACCACCACCCATTCCACCGAGTTCGGCGCCCAGATGGCGACATGGGTTCCCTTGGCGTAGCGCGCGGCAAGCCCGCGCGCGATCCGTTCGCTGCGGGCCAGCAGATCGCCATAGCCGATGCGGGTGCGGCCCGAACGATCGGCGCTCCCTTCGATCAGCGCGATGCGGTCGGGATGGAGGCGTGCCGCGTGGCGCAGGGCATCTCCGACGGTCTGGACGGGCATGAACCTCTCTTTGACTTGCTTGGTCTGGCGGCAGCCCGAAGGATGCCCCTTTCATTCTGACGATCCTGGGGAGGTTGGGCCACAGGCGCGATGTCCGTCACTGGGATTTTTTGGAGGATCGCATTGATGGCTTTGCGCGGGCTAAGCGTCATAACAGTCGAGGATCGGCACAATGCAGGCCGACCATAGGTCAGGAATGGCGAGGATCGAGATGGACAATTTTCAGTTCATAGACGGAAGCTGGGTGGTGGATCCGGACGCACCGACCGTGGCGAAGGGCGCCAAGGTCCCCAACCCGCCTTATGAGCCGAAAATCTTTCCGCCCCGGACCTATTATGATCCCGAATTGAATCAGAGGGAAACAGAGCTGTTCTGGCCGAAAGTCTGGACGATGGCGGGTCGTGTCTCCGACGTGCAGGAGGTGGGCGACTATTTCACCTATGAGCTGGGGCCGGAGAGCTTCATCATCGTCCGCAGCGACGCCGACACCATCAAGGCCTTCTACAATGTCTGCCCGCATCGGGGAAACCGGATCGCCTATAATGACATCGGCCATGCCAGCGACTTCACCTGCTCCTTCCACAGCTGGCAATTCTCGCTCGACGGCGAACTCAAGCGGATCACCGACGAGGAACTGTTCCACCCCAAGGTGATCTGCGACCGGCCGGGGCTGAAGGAGGTGCGCTGCGAGAGCTGGGGCGGGTTCGTCTTCGTGAACATGGACCCGGACGCGGTGCCGCTGCTCGATTTCCTCGGCTGCATTCCCGAGCATTTCGCGCCCTATAACCTCGAGAATTTCCGTATCTTCAAGGACTATGAGATCGAGTTCAACACCAACTGGAAGACGGCGGTGGACGCCTTCATCGAGGTGTATCACGTCCACAGCCTCCATCCCGAACTCGAGGTGCTGGCGGAGACGAAGCGCTGCCAGCACGACCTGCTTGAGAATGGGCATAGCCGCACGCTGGTGCCCGAAGGGCTGGTGAGCCATCGCGTCGAGCCGCGACCGAACGAACTGAATCCCGCGCTGGCGGTGATGCTGCGCCAATATGGTGTCGATCCGGCCGACTATGATGGACCGCCCGACAATGTCCGCGAGTATCTGATCCCCTACAAGCGGAAATGGGGCGAGGAAAATGGCGTCGACTTCTCGAAGCTGTCGGACCAGCAGCTCAAGGACCTGTGGAATTACCACGTCTTCCCGAACATGACGCTGAACATCACCGAGAGCGTCTGCATCGTCCAGCGCTGGATACCCCATGCGACCGACCCGCTGAAGTGTACCTACAGCGTCCAGACGCTGTTCCCGCTGCTCAACGACCCGTCGAAGACGCTGCTCGACATCACCAACCAGGCGACCGATTCCGAGTTCGTGACGATGGATCCCGACAACCGGCCGCCCAAGGTTCGTACCACGGACGGCATGGACCTGGGCTATGTGCTCAACCAGGATATCGAACAGCTCCAGTTCCAGCAGAAGGGCATCCGCTCCCGCTCGTTCGACGGGATGCGGTTCAGCTATCAGGAGGTCCGCATCCCGCATTACTGGGCCGAGATGGAACGCTATATCTCCGGCGAGAAATAGCGCGTGATCGAGCTCGACAAGCTCGGCCGCTGGGTGACGCCTACGGCCGAGCAGAGCTATGACGGCCGCGATTGCGCGCTCTATGCGCTGGCGCACGGCGTGGGCGGGGACCCGCTCGACCGGCGCCAGCTGGACTATGCGGCGCTCCCGGTGAAGCGGATGTTCCCGACGATGCCGCTGGCGATCGCCAATGCCGATCGCGCGCTGGAGCATGGTAATACGGGCGTCGATTATAGCCGGACGGTGCTGGGCGAGCAGAGCGTCGTCATCCATCGCCCCTTGCCGATCGCCGCGATGCTGCGCTGCGAGGGCGGCTTTCATGACGTCGTCGATCAGGGGGAGGGGCGCAACGCCACCATCCGCCTCGTCCGCCGCCTGTACCAGGGATCGGACCCGCAGCCGCTGGCGACGATGGTCGCGGGTTATGTGGCGCTGGGGCAGGGCGGTTTCGGCGGGCCGGGGCCTGATCCGGCGTCGTCCCCGGCCCTGCCCGATCGCGCGCCCGACACCGAAATATCGATCGCCACGCTGCCGCAGGCGGCGCTGCTCTATGATCTGACCGGCGATTATGTGCCGTTCCACGTCGATCCCGATCTGGCCCGCGCCATGGGGTTCGAGCGGCCGATCCTCCATGGCATCTGCACGGTGGGGCTGGCGGCGCGGGCGGCGATGATGGCGGGGTGCGAAGATCCGCGGTCGCTGTCGGTCCGGCTGGGCGCGGCGGTCTACCCGGGGGATGTGCTGCGCTTCTCGATCTGGCGCGACACCGGCGGCCTGATCCTGCGCGCCGACGTGCCGGCGCGCGGCGCTGTCGTCATTCGATCGGCTCTTGCGTCTGCATGAAACCATGGCGCGCGCCGCTGGTGCGATACTGACCGGGTGAAACCCCCAGCGCGCGCTTGAAGGCGCGGTTGAACGCCGCATCCGAGTCATAGCCGACCAGATGGGCGATCTCGCCGAGCCGCTGGTCGCTGCCGCGCAACAGCCGGCACGCCTTGTGCATCCGCCAGGTCGTCAGATATTCCATCGGTGCCTCGCCCACCAGCGCGCGGAAGCGGTGCGCGAAGGCCGATCGCGACAGCCCGATCTCGTCGGCCAGCGATTTCACCGTCCAGGCCTGGGCGGGCCGCATGTGCATCAGCCGCAGCGCCGACCCGATGGCGCGATCCCCCAGCGCGCCGAGCCAGCCGGGGCGATCGTTCATCTCGGTCGCCACATAGGCGCGGACCATCTGGATGAAGAGAACCTCGGCCAGGCGGCTGACCACGCTGCGCGCGCCGGGTGCTGAGCCCGATGTCTCCCGCGCCATCATCGTGAGTGTCTCGCCAAGCCCCAGCGCCGCGGCCTGCGCCGCCGAAATATGGATCATCGGCGGCA
The sequence above is drawn from the Rhizorhabdus dicambivorans genome and encodes:
- a CDS encoding aldo/keto reductase, with protein sequence MQRSRLGGSDLEVSRFSLGTMTFGNRGPAGIACVDRAGADQLVGTAIDAGINLFDTADVYNAGESETLLGEVLGARRKDVLIATKVGLRVSRSPEDQGLSARHIAASIDRSLARLGTDHVDLYLAHRIDPSVPLEETLAAFDAVVRSGKARHIGCSNWPAWLTAKAIMMQRANGWAPFVTGQVYYSLLDRDVEQEIVPCAVDHDVGLMIWSALAMGRLTGKYAPSAAPTEGRLAAFKTFLRHHENREGAVLAALRAIAEARGKTPAAIALAWTAARPTVSTVLLGVRTIDQLRDNLSAADLLLSDDEMARLDAASARPPLYPTSAIAEVLDADSFARFTTGRPASFGGG
- a CDS encoding FAD-dependent oxidoreductase, with product MPWDIETDLVVVGSGGGACCAALVGRSSGKDVLVVEKLAMFGGSTAYSGGIVWVPMNRFLKSADTFEKAREYLDSVIGDIGRASTPAIRDAYVRQSRNMICFLETFGIQFEHARMPDYYSTAPGGLDEGRSILCPLFDLNRLGEWSDRVARFQGWPPLPLKANEACDLTLVRRSWAGKLMATKLAWRMFWQKLTGQRLRGMGNALQGQMLKAALDNGVEIWREAPMTKLVEEGGNVAGIVVRRNGRDVRIRARHGVLLNSGGFSRSDAMRRRYQPSLGTTAWTAANPGDTGEAIEAAQHVGAAIDLMDAAIWVPASFHPDGEFGGFHVPNDAGKPHCIIVDAQGRRFANEAQSYNDFGYAMRNCNAVPAWAIIESRHRDYYSWGIAMPGRTPDSWFSSGYMKVADTLDQLATQCGIDSAGLAKTVARFNHFVANGSDTDFRRGERAFDRANAADPNYALNPCLGAIERGPFYAVKIVTADVGTQGGVIVDEYARVLRDDGSPIGKLYAAGNCTASMTGRSYPGAGVSIGKSFTFAYIAARHAFGIAEEG
- a CDS encoding alpha-ketoacid dehydrogenase subunit beta gives rise to the protein MNSVEALNGALHEAMAADPSVIVLGEDVADGQGGGVVKVTQGLSTRFGDERVRSTPIAEQAIIGAAIGAAIAGKRPVAEIMLMNFTTVAMDMIVNHAAKLRFMSGGQTNVPLTIRTMTGVGFATGGQHADMLEAWFAHTAGLKVVAPSNPADAAGLLASCIFDDDPCIFIENLPTYWVQGAAPPANHRLPLGKANVAREGTDVTVVSYSRPVNDVLAVANKLAKDGISVEVVDLRTISPWDRETVLASTRKTGRLVIVHEAVRNFGVGAEIAATVQEELFGQLKAPVRRVAAHNAPVPFSKPLEAAFAPGQADIEAAIRNSLG
- a CDS encoding thiamine pyrophosphate-dependent dehydrogenase E1 component subunit alpha, which translates into the protein MSGADYVDIYRKASLIRQTDRRFMDVIASGRIATPYYSPAGQELIPSAISVLLDQKDYIVTIYRGMHDQIAKGVPLKLLWAEIAGKVTGTCKGKGGAMHITHPASGVMVTTGIVGSGLPIANGLALASQIDRDGRVTVAYFGDGANNIGAFHEALNMASLWKLPVIFVCQNNRYGEHSAFSLTTAVERVSDRGAAYSMPAETVDGNDAEAMWRAAKVAIDRARSGGGPTLIEAMTFRFYGHVLGDDSHYMEEGELARAMEADPVARLRAILIERGYASAGQVEAIEAAIKAELDEAVEFALSSEYPSLDEINTDIYGMETAA
- a CDS encoding class I adenylate-forming enzyme family protein is translated as MPVQTVGDALRHAARLHPDRIALIEGSADRSGRTRIGYGDLLARSERIARGLAARYAKGTHVAIWAPNSVEWVVVQMAAALAGTPLVMLSPNLRAPEVAFILRNSNSRAIFTVERYRDNAMADIARGLRDEIDALADVFLIDELATLDGAAALPDVAPGDNALVQYTSGTTGTPKGVLMTHGGIVTIGHDGAVPMGLPEGSVWLLVLPLASVGGSVFAMMGALTTLSTLIVMREFDAPLMARIIAEEQVTFFNAVTTVHFRLLEHPGTNPESFASVRAITCGGATVPTSLIERIERQYGAACLTTYGMTETSGTVVMSTPDDSFERKSMSAGRTIPGVSVEIRHIETGAPLPPDEIGEICVRSPGAMSGYYGLPEATAAAIDERGWLRTGDLGRLDADGYLSITGRLKEMIKRGGHNVYPREVEDLLVQHPAVAEAAVFGIDDDELGEEIAVAIRLRDGAAAEGPALRDWLFPQIAPYKIPRAWHFLDALPTNANGKVQKFELRKRFDPKTAAAA
- a CDS encoding aromatic ring-hydroxylating oxygenase subunit alpha, with translation MQADHRSGMARIEMDNFQFIDGSWVVDPDAPTVAKGAKVPNPPYEPKIFPPRTYYDPELNQRETELFWPKVWTMAGRVSDVQEVGDYFTYELGPESFIIVRSDADTIKAFYNVCPHRGNRIAYNDIGHASDFTCSFHSWQFSLDGELKRITDEELFHPKVICDRPGLKEVRCESWGGFVFVNMDPDAVPLLDFLGCIPEHFAPYNLENFRIFKDYEIEFNTNWKTAVDAFIEVYHVHSLHPELEVLAETKRCQHDLLENGHSRTLVPEGLVSHRVEPRPNELNPALAVMLRQYGVDPADYDGPPDNVREYLIPYKRKWGEENGVDFSKLSDQQLKDLWNYHVFPNMTLNITESVCIVQRWIPHATDPLKCTYSVQTLFPLLNDPSKTLLDITNQATDSEFVTMDPDNRPPKVRTTDGMDLGYVLNQDIEQLQFQQKGIRSRSFDGMRFSYQEVRIPHYWAEMERYISGEK
- a CDS encoding MaoC/PaaZ C-terminal domain-containing protein, yielding MIELDKLGRWVTPTAEQSYDGRDCALYALAHGVGGDPLDRRQLDYAALPVKRMFPTMPLAIANADRALEHGNTGVDYSRTVLGEQSVVIHRPLPIAAMLRCEGGFHDVVDQGEGRNATIRLVRRLYQGSDPQPLATMVAGYVALGQGGFGGPGPDPASSPALPDRAPDTEISIATLPQAALLYDLTGDYVPFHVDPDLARAMGFERPILHGICTVGLAARAAMMAGCEDPRSLSVRLGAAVYPGDVLRFSIWRDTGGLILRADVPARGAVVIRSALASA
- a CDS encoding AraC family transcriptional regulator; protein product: MSDVLAGMHVRSFGYGRLEIGAPWGVSYERHDASLGMILEGDCLLSIGDSGGLTPLSAGDCFLIVHGDAHALRDNAATPLIPFRQILKDRLKPYGGSGARTVLIGGWFNFDELSSHPLTKLLPPMIHISAAQAAALGLGETLTMMARETSGSAPGARSVVSRLAEVLFIQMVRAYVATEMNDRPGWLGALGDRAIGSALRLMHMRPAQAWTVKSLADEIGLSRSAFAHRFRALVGEAPMEYLTTWRMHKACRLLRGSDQRLGEIAHLVGYDSDAAFNRAFKRALGVSPGQYRTSGARHGFMQTQEPIE